The genomic window CGTGCAGCGCGTGGACGGCGCGCCAGATCCGGTCGTAGCGCGGCGCGTCCACGGCGGGCTTGCGCACCATCCGCAGGGCATAGTCCACCTGCGCGGCCGTGGACGCCGGCTTCATGTGCAGGTCAAGGGCGTGCCTGGAGCAATCACGCACGAAGACGTCGAACATCTGGTCGACCGCGTCGCGGTCGGTGCCCTCGTCTGCTGAGAGCGCCGCGCCCTCGAGCACGAGCTGCGCGTACACGACCAGCGTGAAGATCTCGCCGATGGCGAGCAGGAAATCGACGTCGCGGGCCTGCTCNNNNNNNNNNNNNNNNNNNNNNNNNNNNNNNNNNNNNNNNNNNNNNNNNNNNNNNNNNNNNNNNNNNNNNNNNNNNNNNNNNNNNNNNNNNNNNNNNNNNCCAGCGTGAAGATCTCGCCGATGGCGAGCAGGAAATCGACGTCGCGGGCCTGCTCCTCGGTGGGCGTCGCGCGAAACAGCAGCTCGCGGAAGAGCGCGATCTGCTCGCGGAAGAGCGCCACGTTGGGCGTGTCCCACGACCGGAAGACCGGCTCGGGATCGCTGAACCGGATCTTGCCGAGGCCCCTGGCCGGGCCCTGGTCCCAGAAGAACACGTCGTCGGCGGCATCGTCGCGTCGCGGGACGTCTGGCAACCCGGCGGGCGCGAAGAAGTAGTTCTTCATGAACTTCACGATCAGGGCGATGTTCACGTGGACGGTGCCCTCGAGCTTCGGCAGCGCCCTGATGTCGCGTGCCGCCATCTCGAAGTAGGTGTCCTTCTCGAAGCCCTTCGCGGCGATCACGTCCCAGAGCAGGTCGACGACCTTCTCGCCCTCCGTGGTGACCTTCATCTTCACGACGGGGTTGAAGAGCAGGTAGCGCCGGTCCTCGCGCGAGGCCGACCGGAAGTAGTCGGCCGCCCGCCTCGCGAAGAGCTTCATGGCGACGAGGCGGGCGAACGCGTCGGTGAACATCCGCCGCACGTGCGGGAAGTCGGTCACCGCCATGCCGTACAGCCGCCGGCGCGCCGCGTGCGCGATGGCCTCGTAGAAGGCGTGCGTGCAGATGCCGATGGATCCCCATCCCAGGTTGTACTTGCCGACGTTGACCGTGTTGAGGGCCGCATCCCAGGCCGCCTCGCCCCGCAGCAGGACGTCCTGCTCGCCGACGGCATAGTCGCTCAGCTCGAACTCCGCCACGTACGACTGGCTCGCCACGACGTTTCTGACCAGGTGATACCCGGGACGCCGCGGGTCGACGAGGAAGAACACGTACTCGCCGGTGTCCGACACCTTGCCGAACACCGACAGCCAGGCCGCTTCGTTGCCGTTGCCGATGTAGTACTTGCTCCCGCGCGCGAGGTAGCGCCCGTCGCCGGACGGCACGAGCTGCATCTCGGTCGAGTAGATGTCGGCCCCGTGGGCCTTCTCCGACAGCCCGAAGCCGAAGATGCCACCCTCCTCGAGCCGGCGGGCCGTCTCTCGCTTCGCGGCGTCGTTGGCGCTCATCCAGATGGGGCCGAGGCCGAGGATGGTGACCTGCCAGGTGTACCAGTAGGGGAGGCCGTAGAAGGCGAGCACCTCGTTGAGCACGGCGTTTCTCGCCGTGTCCCACCGGCTGCCGTTCGACCCGAAGGCCGACGGCGTGAGCAGTGTCGAGAACAGCCGCTCCCGCCGGGCGAACGCCAGGAAGTCGGCGTACCAGGTCCGGGCCAGGTCGTCCTCGCGGAGGCGCGCCTTGCCCTTCGCCTCGAAGAACTCGATGGTCTTCGTGATCAGCGCGCGAGAGGGCTCGTCGAGGTGCGAGCCGACCGCACGGCGGGGATTGAGGAGGATCGCGCTCGACACGGGAACACCCCCTTCGGGTGGACGGGACTCGGGGGCTCTCCGGAGCATACACCCGGCCGGACCGTCGTGGCGCCGCCCGCACCGCCGGCCGGGAACGCTCGCCCGCCGGTGCGGGCCCGCCTGCACCAGACGGACGGAGCTACGATGGCGCCTCGATCACGACCGTCTGGCCGATCTCCGTCACGCCGATGCGATCCCGTTCCTCGCGCAGCGCGTGCAGCGTCCGTTCGATCGGCTCGCTGAACGGCTCCCGGCTCAACTGGAACGATTGATGGTGCACCGGGATGAACAGGCGCGCGCCCGCCGTGTCGGCCATCCTCACCGCCTGCTCCGGCGTGCAATGATTGCGGATCCACGGGTCGTACGCGCCGATTGGCATGATGGCGGCCGCGAAGGGTCCGAACCTCCGGTGCTCCTCGAAGGCCATCGTCTCCGCCGTGTCGCCCCCGATGAGCAGCCGCCGTCCCTCGCGCTCGACGATGAAGCCCGTGTAGCCGCGGTGGGTGTCGCGGCGGATGCGCGCGCCCCAGTGCTTCACCTCGATCGCGCGGACCGCGACGTCGCCGCGCGGCGTCGCGACCCTCGTCACCTCGTTCCAGCGCAACGTCTCGACCGACGAGTAGTGCGGCCGCGGCAGCAGGTCGGACGTCTCCGGCGCCATGACGGCGGCGGGCCTGCCCCTGATCGCGGCGAGAGACGGGGTGTCGAGGTGATCGAAGTGCGCGTGCGAGACGAGGACCAGGTCGAGGTCGGGGAGTTGCGCCGGTGTGAGCGCACACTGCACCAGCCGGAGCGGGCCGAGGCTGCCGACACCCAGGTCGACCCCGATGCGCGAGAACAGCACGGGATCGGTGATGAGGCGCACGCCGTAGAAATTGACGAGCACCGTGGCGTGTCCGAGCCACGCCAGGGTGACGGCGTTGTCGTCCCACACCGCCGGCGTCGGCGCGTGGCGCGCCGCGGGCACTTCCTGTCCCACTTCCGCGAAACGCGCGCGCAGGAAGCGTGCGGTCCACGACGAGGACAGACTGGCCCACGCCGCTCCGGCCCCGGCCAGCACGCCGGTCGTC from Acidobacteriota bacterium includes these protein-coding regions:
- a CDS encoding MBL fold metallo-hydrolase, whose amino-acid sequence is MARPLTRRTLLTTGVLAGAGAAWASLSSSWTARFLRARFAEVGQEVPAARHAPTPAVWDDNAVTLAWLGHATVLVNFYGVRLITDPVLFSRIGVDLGVGSLGPLRLVQCALTPAQLPDLDLVLVSHAHFDHLDTPSLAAIRGRPAAVMAPETSDLLPRPHYSSVETLRWNEVTRVATPRGDVAVRAIEVKHWGARIRRDTHRGYTGFIVEREGRRLLIGGDTAETMAFEEHRRFGPFAAAIMPIGAYDPWIRNHCTPEQAVRMADTAGARLFIPVHHQSFQLSREPFSEPIERTLHALREERDRIGVTEIGQTVVIEAPS
- a CDS encoding acyl-CoA dehydrogenase, with the translated sequence EQARDVDFLLAIGEIFTLVVYAQLVLEGAALSADEGTDRDAVDQMFDVFVRDCSRHALDLHMKPASTAAQVDYALRMVRKPAVDAPRYDRIWRAVHALHDAYEMAP
- a CDS encoding acyl-CoA dehydrogenase → MLRRAPESRPPEGGVPVSSAILLNPRRAVGSHLDEPSRALITKTIEFFEAKGKARLREDDLARTWYADFLAFARRERLFSTLLTPSAFGSNGSRWDTARNAVLNEVLAFYGLPYWYTWQVTILGLGPIWMSANDAAKRETARRLEEGGIFGFGLSEKAHGADIYSTEMQLVPSGDGRYLARGSKYYIGNGNEAAWLSVFGKVSDTGEYVFFLVDPRRPGYHLVRNVVASQSYVAEFELSDYAVGEQDVLLRGEAAWDAALNTVNVGKYNLGWGSIGICTHAFYEAIAHAARRRLYGMAVTDFPHVRRMFTDAFARLVAMKLFARRAADYFRSASREDRRYLLFNPVVKMKVTTEGEKVVDLLWDVIAAKGFEKDTYFEMAARDIRALPKLEGTVHVNIALIVKFMKNYFFAPAGLPDVPRRDDAADDVFFWDQGPARGLGKIRFSDPEPVFRSWDTPNVALFREQIALFRELLFRATPTEEQARDVDFLLAIGEIFTL